The following proteins come from a genomic window of Triticum aestivum cultivar Chinese Spring chromosome 6A, IWGSC CS RefSeq v2.1, whole genome shotgun sequence:
- the LOC123130262 gene encoding uncharacterized protein: MRRPISSVHVHLGLCGQKRLPNAETHFHFASALCPRGPISVSNLGHICVGGGHKANVFSALLVRFCPLHVLHDPHVIQPPTSSLSSFPLSSPTHPPCSRPSTTPRQCRRRARAAGRRSWGWRRGGNRVVAGGARSSLGGARRSDSGAGAVKDDRRARAKPAAERSRSRRAKGEGRSWRDVATGVETVGGKGTMSVVAGGRGGQTVADAQPAGAGRRSRRSRPGAGRARLQPARVECSLAWVSEIRAPGQKTRIWLGSHSTAKAAARAYDATLLCLKGASAAADLNFPVRFPFDLPAAAMSPKSIQRVGAAAAAAGASAYVFDLAGADDSASANAVDFTGADYSASAVTPEYYSSSGDASPVSSPETASSGTTDLDGVDLLCRCSHRPSSRCQPRCLLHVRRNARANMAKCVKPPVGCTCRLKSKSGRRCPFHRPKWTKN, encoded by the coding sequence atgaggCGACCCATTTCATCCGTCCATGTCCATTTGGGTCTGTGCGGACAAAAACGACTGCCCAACGCAGAGACCCATTTCCATTTTGCGTCCGCTTTGTGTCCACGCGGACCCATTTCTGTCTCAAATTTGGGACACATTTGTGTCGGCGGCGGACACAAAGCGAACGTTTTCTCTGCTCTCCTCGTCCGCTTCTGCCCACTACATGTGTTGCATGACCCACATGTCATCCAACCACCCACCTCATCTCTCTCCTCCTTTCCTCTCTcttctcccacccacccaccctgcTCCAGACCATCAACCACGCCGCGACAGTGCCGGAGAAGGGCTCGGGCTGCTGGGAGGCGCAGCTGGGGCTGGAGGCGCGGGGGCAACCGGGTCGTAGCAGGCGGCGCGCGAAGTAGCCTTGGCGGGGCGAGGAGGAGTGACTCGGGCGCTGGAGCAGTGAAGGATGACCGGCGCGCGCGCGCGAAGCCGGCCGCGGAGCGGAGCCGGAGCCGGCGGGCGAAGGGCGAGGGGCGGAGCTGGCGGGATGTGGCCACGGGCGTGGAGACTGTCGGCGGCAAGGGGACCATGAGCGTGGTCGCTGGGGGCCGCGGAGGGCAGACAGTCGCGGACGCGCAGCCGGCTGGTGCGGGCCGCAGGTCGAGGCGGAGCCGGCCCGGTGCAGGACGGGCAAGGCTGCAGCCGGCACGGGTCGAGTGCTCGCTCGCGTGGGTGTCGGAGATCCGGGCACCGGGGCAGAAGACGCGGATATGGCTCGGCTCCCACTCCACCGCCAAGGCAGCCGCGCGCGCCTACGACGCCACGCTGCTCTGTCTCAAGGGCGCATCTGCCGCCGCCGACCTCAACTTCCCCGTGCGCTTCCCCTTCGACCTCCCGGCCGCCGCCATGTCGCCCAAGTCCATCCAGCGCGTcggcgcagccgccgccgccgccggggccaGCGCTTATGTGTTCGACCTCGCCGGTGCCGACGACAGTGCTAGCGCTAATGCCGTCGACTTTACCGGTGCCGACTACAGCGCCAGCGCCGTCACCCCGGAGTACTACAGCTCCTCCGGCGatgcctcgccggtgagctccccGGAGACGGCTAGCAGTGGCACCACCGACCTCGACGGCGTAGACCTCCTGTGTCGCTGTAGCCATCGGCCGTCTAGCCGCTGCCAACCCCGCTGCCTGCtacatgttcgacgaaatgccagagcgAACATGGCAAAGTGCGTCAAGCCACCTGTTGGGTGCACATGCAGACTCAAATCAAAAAGTGGACGCCGTTGTCCGTTTCATCGACCCAAATGGACAAAAAACTGA